caaaCTACCAGTTTGGACAACAGATATGCCTCATAAAAAGTAGACAGTATGAGActtaagaaagaagaaaacaagaagattCATTAATACCTGAACACAAAGAACAGCAGCTTTGTGACCCTCAAATTTATATATAGGTGACCCAACTCCATTTGAAGTGAGATTTCGGCGATCAAACATACGAACAGAATTATCTGCTGACCTGTAAAGAGATTACAACAATTTGAATGTATCTACTAATTTTCGGTATCTCCCCCACCCCAGTGCAAAATTAAGCACCATCAAACCCAGAAGAGTATCACATACCCAAAATACAGTGAGAcgataaaattgaaagaaacatGAGATTACAACATACCCAGTTAGAATAAGGTTATCATCGTGGGGATTCCAATCAACACAGTGAAGATCAGCATTATGTGCCTTTTCAACCTgtcaaacagaaacaaaaacagacaaATATAATCAACAGAAGCCGAGAATTTATCTTACAGAAAATGTCACCGATTCAAGAAATAAGTATTGCTGCTAGTGCATAGCCAAAGTCATAAATGGAAaacccaaaataacaaaaaaagcaTTAAGGAgaccaaaaatttaaaaagaaaattgggcACATAACCTTAACAGCGGGGCTAGAGCCAACTCGTGCATCCCATAATATGAGGCAAGAATCATCTCCTACACTACAAAACTCCTGTGCACTtcagcagagatataaaagcgttagaaataggacatttcaTAAACCATAATAGCTAGTAAGCTCACTGCTATTAAAGTCAAAATAACAGTAGAAGTTACAATGAAACATTTTAGGTCGTGCTCATTAAGAGGGAATTTAAGGTGGGAAGTGTCAATTCCCAGAGACTGACAGAAATTAAGTTTATTGTTTGACAAGATTCATGATAACCACAATCAGGTGAGCATCCCCATTCCCATAAAATGCAAGAATCCAAACTGCTACCTCCAAAAGAAGAAATACCAGTCCCACATTCAATATGGTGTATCGAGAATACTTTCATTTCCAAGCAATAACAATGTCAACACTCAGGAAATCCAACTCATATACAAAGTATAATGAATTAGAAACcatcagaatttaaaatttcgCAGCAACTAAAAAGGCTTTTTACAGCCAGCAACAGATAGATAACATAATAGACAAATTTAAAGATGACGCTTGATAATTAGAAAGCATGAATGAAATCCTATAACTCCATGTGTGACATGAAAAGTGAAACTTAAAATGGCAAATTATGAGCAAGAATAACAAACCACTCctatataaattcaacaaagaTCATGCAAATTTACCTGGATGGACAGAACGTCACATCTTCAACTGTTTCTTCATGCCCAAGGTAGATACCCCGTGGTCCAACAGAAGGGCCATCAGCAGCTTTATCATTGCCTTCCCCAGGTTTAGTGTTTTGTTTAACGATTGATCCACTAGATCCTGGAGATGTGGCCGCTGTCGATATATGGTCCTGAATACTCCACAAAACCACCGACTTGTCCTTCCCTGTAATAAGAATCTTATTCTTCAGATgaaaacctttttttctttttcttcttttttcttttttcttttttttttttttttttgtttttttgataagtaagaaaatctTAATGAAGACAAAACTCATTTCTATTAAGCATAATAATAAAAGGACATAGCATGCAGGAACTCCAACAAATTTATAGGAGGCGACATTCAACAGGATTCATGAAGGGACACATCCATACTATAAAACGTGATATAACAAAGATTACACTTCCTGAACAAGATAACTAGACACATCTTGCTAAAAATGCCAACAAAGATAAAGGATAATTCATGCATCATATGATATCCTACACTTGGAAGGCACCATTAGCTCACTCAAATTACCTCCACATTCCATCATTGATATTGAAAAGTGTTAATTCATAACATCTCAAGCAGtggaaataaagagagaaagattttaGCAATAGTTTCTACACTTCATTGAAATAGTagaaataacttttaaaatatataaacagTCACCTCCAGAGAGCACATAGGGTTCAGTACGACACATTGCAAGAGCAAATTCTGCATTATCTTGATGTCCAGTCAAAATCTGCAGGAAGCAAAATTCAATGTTAATATCATGAAAGAAAGAAGCATAATCAGTACAGGCCATACAAAAGagacaggtttttttttttgacaagttgGTCCAGAAGATTAACTAAAAATTCGTGCCACTGATATTTCATTTTCTCTGTACAGATTTCTGATTTCACCTCTCTCAGCTATTCGTGTATTTTGAGGGATacccatccccccccccccccccccccaaaaaaaaaaaaatgcaagaactTATGAGAACATCATAACAATATAGATTTAATTTCTTAAGCTTTTGGAGTACACTTCCACATACcgctgttaaattttttaataacatatttTCTTGCTTACAGATATATAAACAATAGCTTCTTCTAATGGAAAATAACTCATGCATCCATAAGGACCTGAACCCATGACTTCACCCACCATCCCATTCCAAGGACGATGAAGGTGCCATTTAGTCCAAAAAGAAAGTATTAATCGTAGCATTCCAAAAGCTAAGGAATCTCACATCACAATACTGATCCAAAGTGAAGCTTTTCCCTCAGATAATAATGAGTGAATTTGCCATAACGGTAAGTTAAAAAGGATTTAAATAAAGGAAATGGGCGTTTAACAATGAGGGAAAAAAAACATTCTGACAATAAAAATGTACCAAATCTGGACGAGAATTGGTAGCTCCAAGGACAGCATGGCGGTTAGGTTGAGCTTCGACATCCCAAATAAGAACCTGAGTTTTAGTATATCCAATAATTAGCAACATTAAAATTTTCAGGTTAATGAAACGTAGAAATCAAAGACAACTAAAATATACTCGATCCAAAGTATATACATGACAAACTTCATAAAAGACTTACATCAGGACTGTCAGTATGAGTAGCCACTATCTTAGAGTTCTGTGGGAGTTCCCTGATTCTGTTGACCTGCAAAATGGTATTAACTAATTAATACAATAAGCATCAAGGGTTCCAATAATAAACAGGTACCTCCATCATTTGCAACAatggagacaaaaaaaaataaaattgaacaagACTCAAAGCAACGAGCCTTTTCACTGGAAAAATTACAACTGTAGGATAGCTATTTCCTTCCATTTTGCACAATAACAGTAACATGCTTTTAAATAGGATTTATAAAAAGtacccaggaaaaaaaaaatccagttcATGTTTTAGTAGATGGGTTATTTTATACGCATGAATTTGGTGAATGGACGGCTCATACCTCTCCAGGATGTATGATGGTTTTGTACTTCTTTACAAATGGCGAGCGCGCTTCTTCATTGAACTGAAAAATAAAGCAATTGATGGTAAACAAAGAATTTAGTTGCATGCATAACCTCGTTGGAGTTAAAGTAGTGCCCGAGAAGGAGAAAGCAAAAAACATCACAAAACAATGAGTTACCTGGGATATGTGCTCTGCGGCTGCAACCCTAGGTTTGACAACTTCACAATTCGCAATGACCAGAGTATTTGGAACACTACCGTCAGTctgaaaacaaaagaagaaaaaaaaaacaataataaagtGAAGAAGACCAATAAACTTGCTTTGTACAAGACAATCTAATATCAAACAGCGGCATTAGCATCAGAACAGAACAAAATAATGCGAGGGATTCACTAAGGACAAACGAGCAGTGAGAAAAACACTTTCCCTACGCAATGGAGCgggggaaaaggaaaagagtgGAATGGGAAAAGTGAAGCCGCATATCACGCTCCATTGCCATGGTATTAAGCTCTTTGCTTCACAGAGCAGTGGCAAACATACAGACACCTAGCAAACTTGCCTGTTCAGAGAGATAGAGACGCTGGCGATTCTTGTAGGTAGCTTGCTCAAGCTGCGGACCCCACCTGCTCATAGCAACAACAAAACGATTAGGCCCTTAACAACAAACAAGCAAACAGAACACAAGCATAAACCCTGAGAACTAGAAGACAAgctcaaaaccctagaaatgactctcagagacagagagagatattGTTTGTGGGCGGGGGGCTACCGGCAAGAGAGAGAGGGCCAGACGAGGTTGTGGTTGGCGAGCCAGTCGTAGAGGACGGGGACGAGCGACTTCCACTGGGTGTACTTGTCGTCCACGCTGGGCTGCTGGGCCTTCTTGGCCTTCACTGCctcctctttcttctcctccttgGGTTTGGGCTTCCGGCCCCTCGTCTCCTTCTTCTTCACGATCTGCGGCTGCGACTCCATCGCTGCTTCACCTCCTGCTCCTCCCAACTACGACACTGTCCAactggatctctctctctctctctctctctctctctctctgtttctacCTCTGCGTCACGCATTTTAAAACACTCTGCTAAACACGCCATAACTGGGACTGTCATGGGCCGGGCCCTGGTCCATTAATTAAGTCCGATTCCGTCGTCCACTCGCCCAGTCAAATGTGAGAGAGACGGAAACCATGTTAGTTGAAGGAATTAAATTAAACACTTGTCAGCTCgtagtgttttataaaaaagacaGTTAGTTGAAgggggttaaatattatttttactctttttttaaaaaatttatggttaaatacatatttgtcccatgtgctttacgaacttttttttttgccccttcAGTTTTGTTTTATAACAAAATTGGTACTTGTGGTATGGCAAAAGACAGAAATGGtacttccgtccaaaactaacgtccagccacaTCGTCTTACAGGAGTCGAcgtacatgcgcgacacctgtcctCATGACACACCTCAGCGCTGACGtagctaccatttttttttattattattttaatgatttcttatatatatatatatatatatttggccaagggggtggctcaaggtatcatttctgatacttattcaaaccacagggggcatatcatgaaatttataaaaccacaggggtatatatgggaaaaaaattgtatttaagtaacaaatatttagtcattttttgggttatatcaattggccacgcatataattttgtgtttccaattgttacacatgactgattgtgttttgttttgtttcttttttttttttaagggttcaattcttgtcaacatgttattttgatacaccacaggcatacatgttactttttgttcaaaacaagcataccaaatataccaaatattatttgtgcaTAAAGTACCTtttatgatataattacaaaactaaagtaccatttttgatacttattaaaaccacatgagacaaatcatgaaatgtataaaactaAAGGGGTatatattgggaaaaaaaaaattgtggattttaattttaaggtcttttttgttttttttttttaaaaaaaaaaattataacagtggctcagccacccctttaggccacatggggtggccgaatcaccctaTTGGCCAAAATGTGGGTGCCCGGCcactcccaagggccaaagtgtaaaaaaaaaaaaaaaaaaggtttttggcCGGCCACATTTGGCCTGGGGGTCTGGGGGTGGTCATGGCCCATGGGGCAAGGaccaaaacctaattttttattttattttattttttttcactttggcccttgggggtggccggccacccacattttggctaaggggtgattcggccaccccatgtggcacaaaggggtggctaagccaccgctctaattttttattttttttttaaaaaaaaaaaccttaaaattaaaaattacaattttttttttccaatatatacccctgtagttttatacatttcatgaaGTGTCCCttgtggttttaataagtaccagaaattgtactttagttttgtaattatatcataaatggtactctatacacaaataatatttggtatatttggtatgTCTGTTTTGAACtaaaagtaacatgtatgcctgtcgtatatcaaaataacatgttgacaagaattgaacctttttttttaaacaaaacacaatcaatCATGTGTAACAATttgaaacacaaaattatatgcgtggccaattgatataacccaaaaaatgactaaatgtttgttacttaaacacaatttttttttccatatatatccctgtggttttataaatttcatgatgtgtttcctgtgatttgaataagtatcagaaatTGTACCTTGATGGTGGCTCAGCCATCCCCTTTGCCAAAATgagggtggcagccaccccagattttttttttttttttatatatattattattattattatatataagaaatcattaaaataattaaaaaaaaatggtagccacGTCAACGCTGAGGTGTGCTACGGGGACAGGTGTCGTGCATGTAtgccgacacctgtaggatgacatggctggacgttagttttggacaaaggtaccattttcgtctttttccataccacatgtaccaattttgatacaaaataaaaccgagggggcaaaaaataaagttcgtaAAGCACATGGGTGTCTAGcctatttaacccaaaaaattatcacttatcatGTACCATAAATACcgtaaaaataaaatgtttgatttgaaataataattagGATTTAAGTTATCTAAAAGCTCTAGAAAACTctataactaattttttttttttttaaaaaaaaacgataaTTCACTGCAACGACGAGAAATTTGATGCCCTCGTAGAGCTTTTTGGCAAAGCACTTCACCCATATAATCACCTAATAGCTAAGCAACTTTACAGTTGTAAAACATTTTGGCAAAGGCGGGATTCCACGATTACTTTTATGTTTGACCTCATGTTAGGGTGGCAATTCATGTTCGCTTTTAAAGAAATGAGTATAAAGGCCTTAGGCTTTGGACCCCATGTTTATTTATATCCATATCATACTATTATCTATTATGTATAGTTCATTCATTAAATGTTGAAATAATTAAGTATAAATAATTAGTCAATAGTATACTTCAAGAAAGAcaagcaaataataaaaatgaaagcacATTTTAAGTGAAGTGGAAATGATATATTTCATGGtccaaattatattttacaaatctaatggtgtatatgttactacatcatttaaaattttaaaatggtcAGCACCATATATACCATTGgttgcaacaaaacaaaatttaaaccataaaataattACTCTCCATTTCCTATCCCTGATCACATAGAATCTATCAAGACTCTAGACCAGAATTGATTATTCTAACCACAAATTAAAAGAGCTAGAGTTGTATAATACACTAATGACCCATGTCCTTTGATGCAATTTTATTGATACCCTATTAATATTACTAATTTTTCTAATCACAACTCTAGTGATATACAATTATTCTAAATTAGCACTTCCATCTACATCCTGTTAAACTTACTAACAAAAACGAGCCACGTGAAAATTATTGGATATTACATTAGTGAGTGAGTGGAGACACATGTATCTCAAGGGACAAATTTGTGTAATTGTTTAGTACAGAATggaagtaaataattaaaacaatcaAAGTCTAGAGGAggttgatatatataattaaagttataagttttaatttaaaattaaaatcaactaTTTGCACTAGGGAAACTTTAACAGCCAGCCACTTTGGCTATGGTGGCGCGTAAGATGGTGGAGCTATAATGAGTGaaaggcactacaaaaaaacaataaaaaaatagtgaattttcCGGCGTTTTAAGTAGTAGCGGCCAACTAAAAACACTGCAACAGATATTATGTTGTAGCGTTTTGTTTGGACGCCGATAATGGTGAGTTTTCTTGACATTTGGTGAGAAAACGTCAGGATAGATAGCATATATACCAGCATTTGGAGCAAAATGGTGTTTAG
The Alnus glutinosa chromosome 14, dhAlnGlut1.1, whole genome shotgun sequence genome window above contains:
- the LOC133857315 gene encoding WD-40 repeat-containing protein MSI4-like; the protein is MESQPQIVKKKETRGRKPKPKEEKKEEAVKAKKAQQPSVDDKYTQWKSLVPVLYDWLANHNLVWPSLSCRWGPQLEQATYKNRQRLYLSEQTDGSVPNTLVIANCEVVKPRVAAAEHISQFNEEARSPFVKKYKTIIHPGEVNRIRELPQNSKIVATHTDSPDVLIWDVEAQPNRHAVLGATNSRPDLILTGHQDNAEFALAMCRTEPYVLSGGKDKSVVLWSIQDHISTAATSPGSSGSIVKQNTKPGEGNDKAADGPSVGPRGIYLGHEETVEDVTFCPSSAQEFCSVGDDSCLILWDARVGSSPAVKVEKAHNADLHCVDWNPHDDNLILTGSADNSVRMFDRRNLTSNGVGSPIYKFEGHKAAVLCVQWSPDKSSVFGSSAEDGLLNIWDYEKVGKKVERATRSPSSPPGLFFQHAGHRDKVVDFHWNASDPWTIVSVSDDCDTTGGGGTLQIWRMSDLIYRPEEEVLAELDKFKSHVVACASKPRES